The Deinococcus metallilatus genome segment GGTGTGCAGACCGTGGACGCCGCCGACCTGGGCGCTCTGCTGGTCAAGACCGTGCTGATTGCTGCCAAACGAACGGCCAGTCTCCCCACGGTTCACCCGCTCGCCGTCAACGCAAATGCCACGCAATCTGGCTTGATCCTGGCGGGGAACGCCCTGAACGGCCCGCAGCCCATCAGCGTGAGTGCAGACCAGCCGTGGCTCAAGGTGCAACGGCAGAGCGGCTCCAACGGTGCAAGCACAGCAGCGTTCACCGTGACCGCCGATGCACCCCAGGGCAGCACCGGAACGATAACGCTGACCTTTCCCAACAACATCAAGCGGACGGTCCAGGTCAAAGCCCTCGCACCCGCGCCCAACCCTAACCAGATTGTCGGAACCTATACCGCAGAACTTCAAAGCGGCTTCCAGGGTCTGACCTTCACCAAAAACGGTACCTCGGTGCTGGAACTCACCGCAGCCAACCCGAGCTGGAATGCCGCCAGCCATGTCTTCAGCAGCGACGTCACCATCAAGAATACCGGCACGACGCCCTTGCCAGGGGTGAAGGCAATCCTGCGCGAGCCGCGTCCTGACAGCCTGCGGGCGGTCAACCCCAGTGGGTATGCCAGCGATGACGCCCCCTTTATCGAGTACGGCGCGCTGGCGCCTGGTCAAAGCCAAACGCTGCCCTGGCGGGTGTACAGCCCGGCCGATCAGACGGGTACCCTGCGGGTGGACCTCACCAGTGTCGCGGGCAAGCTCGGCCTGACGACGGCGGCACCGGCAAGCTTCAGCCGGGACGCGGAAACCATCGTCACGGTGCAGGGCAGCGACATTCGCGCCGAGACGGCGTTCTTCATTGAATCGACCAAGTTGCAGGTGCGGAGTTGGAAGGAGAACAGCGCCGAACTGGTCGTCCCTGCCGGGTTTCCGCCATCCACCTACGGCATCATGGCGGTCAACCCGAACGGTGAGCGGGCCGTGCTGTATCCAGCGTTTACGGTGACTCCTGGCCGCCCTCCGGTGCCGCAGGACCCCAAGGCCCATGCCCGCTCCTTTGTCGACGGCTTCGTACTGGACATCACGACCAAAAAGCCGATTGCGGGAGCTGTGGTTGGCCTACCTGGCCTGACCACCAAGACCGCGAGCAACGGGTACTTCCTGCTGCGCGGGGTGCCGCAGGGGCGCCAGACCATCGAGATCAACGCGCCCGGATACGAACGCATCTTCCGGTTCGCTGAAGTCAAGGGTGAGCAACAGACCGTGACGGTCAAACTTGCCGAGCTTCAGCCGAAGCATGAGGCAGTCACCATGATCGGGCCGGAAGGGGGCGTGCATTACGCCAACGACGGCAGCTTCCTCAAGGTTCCCGCTGGGGCGCTTGACCAGAATGTGCCGATTGAATTCACTCAGCTCACTGGGGCGAACGCGCTCCCCGAACTGCCCCAGGATGGGTACTTTCTGGCCTTCGCCCGCCTGGGTCCGGTCGGCCTGACCTTCAAGAAGCCCGCGACGCTCTTCCTGCCGCTGCAACCGGGTATCAGCATTCCCGATGGCACTCCCATTCGGATCTCCTACTTCGACGAACGCGAGGGGCGATGGGTCCAGGACATCACCAGCGGTGTGATCACTACCGTGGACGGGCGACAGTTTCTGGAGTACGAAATCAATCACTTCACCTGGATCGGAGGTCAGTTCTTTCCTGATCCCGTCGAGGGCTGCGTGGTCGATCAGTCCGGGAATCCCCTGGCGGGCGTGGTCACGAACTGGGGTGTCACAGACGAGGCAGGCAAGTTCCATGGAACCACGACGCAATCTCAATCTGGCCGGGACTTGTACGCCTATGCCGCCGATCCACAGTACGTCAGCGGCAGCGTCAGGCAATATTACGGCGGGCCTGGGACCGTTAAGTTTCCCTGCCTGACCGTTCAGGTGCGCGAGCCCTGGCTCTACCCCCCCACCGTACTCCGAGACAATTCCGATTGCAGCGTGGCGACAATGCGGTCGTCAGCCAATCCAACATCCCTTGTTGCAGCTCGTACGCCGTCCACCACCCTTAACGCCTCCACCAGTGGGAACAGTTTCCTCGTAACAACGACAAAGACATTCAAGGGTATCTCGGCAAGTGTAGATGATGTAGCAGGACAAGGCATTGACCCATCCACCGTTCTGCTAACCAGTAATGGGAAGGATCTGGTAAAAGATGTAGAGATTAAGCTCGACGAACATGGTGAACTCACTATGGTAGTCACACCGGAACTTCTGGATGGGAGCAGCACACAGTCTGTCACTTTCTCGGCTCGGAATAAATACGGAAAATCTAGCAGCGTTATCCAAAATATCAAAATCGTTGACCATTTGGAGGTGGAGGAGCCTACAATTGTACTATTACCCGATTCAGATATCCCTAGCGAAATTCAGACACCGTATCAGATAGACGGCAGCGGCGGTAGAGTAATCCTTGCTCGAGAGAGTGATGCCTTCCTCCAGAATGGTAGCCCAGTTATCAGCGCAAAGGTAAAAGTAAAAGCAGTAGACAAATCAGGGGTGCTCGTCGGTCTTAACAATAACTATGCGATGTTCAAGGATCTGAACAGTCACGGCCCCTTTGTTAATGGCGAGGCTGAGGTGAATGTTAATCTGCCGACCAATGCCAGTGCCGACCTGAGCCATGTGACTATAAGTGAATATGGCTACAGCGACTCCTCTGGAGCGATGAGCGTAAAACCAAATGTTATCGGCATCTCTTGTGGCGTAGAACTGTTGGCATTCAGCAAATCAGGTCAAGCCGCGAAGTCAAACATTTTTGACAGGTTTTACGCCAATAAATACGGCAAACTCATCACCGATTGGATCGCTGGTATCGCTAGCAAAGAGGCGTGTGCTGGCAGCTTCTGCTTTACTGTTGAGGATGCGGTCACCGTTGGTTGGAGCCTCCTACCCTGGGTTGGTGACGTGAGCACCCTCGCTCAGGAAGCAACCAACAAACTCCTGGGCAAAGGGATGGACCCTGTTGCCTCTGTGCTGGCGGGGCTAAGTCTAGCCGCCGATTTTAGCGAAGTTGGGCTTGGACTGGGCACAGTTGGTAGTGGATTAATTGGCGTTTACAAAATCAGTAAATTATCAGGCAAAGGCTTCATAGCAGACCTCATCAAGGACGCCATTAATAGAGGACCGGGTCTTAAAGACCCCATACGAGCTTTACAGCTTTTAAAGGATGAATTGTCCTTTATAGTCGATATTGGCATTAAGGGTGGGACTAACAAGATTCGGGAATTGGACTCTATTTTCGGCGGTCTTAATGGCTTGGGTATGACACTTAAGGATGCTGGAAGCCTCATAAGATCATCGAATGACAGTCTGACAAGGTATGGATTCGACAATCTGGATTTTCTAAGCAAACTAGAGGGAATATCTCACGTGCCAGGCGTAGATGAAGTCATGCGCCGTATAGCATCAGCCCAACAGGCAAGCAACGTTACGGGCGCACTGAAGGAAATAAATGTAGCCAGCGCACTTGAAGGCAAAGGATTGGGTGTTCTAGAGATGGGCAAGGATGTTCCAATAGTGTACAAGGGTGCTGCCCGCACAGCCGACGTAGATATCATTACCGGTCGCCCGCTCACCTACTGGGACACCAAGTCGAGCTTAAATAAGGCTATGACACCGGGAACAAAGACCACCAACGACTTTATCGACCAGGTTGAGAGGTTCTCGCTCGCTGCCGCAAGCAACGGAGCCAAAGCCGTGTACTATGTGGATGATGCATCAAAGCTTTCCGCACCCGTAGCTTCCTACTTGAGGTCGAAGGGTATAGACGTCGTAGATGCAAGCGGTACCCTGCTTAACCCGTGAGGGATCATGAAAATTACCTCTGTCTTCGACATTTCTCGGCTTTCCGCTAACATAGCGACATGTTTAAGCCTGCTTTCCCATTCAATTAGAATAACGATTAATGGGGCCAATTGGGATGGTCATGTAAAAGTAAATGTGAGGGACTCAGTAATAGACTTCATTGACATTAGTGAGGAATCATATTGGGTAGAGATAGATTTTGCCAACCAAGGACTCTATTTCCCCAATTATGAGATTCAAAACGTCCTGCTCGCCGCCGTGTTTTATCCGGAACAGGACTCAGTATATAAAAACAAGCGTCCAGAAGTTATGAGCATTATGAAATCTGTTTTCAGATGCCTACAACCTCTAATTGTTGCACAGGATGACAGCAACATAATACCCAAGCTGCTCAAGTACAACGTCTCAGAGACCTTAGATACTTCATTCCTTATAATAGATACCAGACTATTGCCTTCTTCGGAAATGGAAGTACTATTAGAAAACCCTGACCTCTACAGCGTAGAGTGGCTAACCGACCACATCGTCTGGATTAATGGTCCTCTAGGTCTTGGGGATGAAACGTTCCATTTAACTGAGGAGCCATACAGGATACATAAAGATAAGGGAGGGTTACTCTCGTCAAGTCAAGCATTCAACGATTTACAGCAAGCTAGGGATAAACATCAGAAAGCTCTATCCCTGATTCTTAACTCAATAGACTGGGGTTATATTCGAAAGATTAATTCATAATCCATAAGCCAATAGGGGGCTTATGGCTTGATAGCCATAAGCCCTTCGTGCAGCATAAGGAGAGATTATCGGTGAATGGTAGAACGAAGCTGAGTCTTCATTAATTTGACCTATAGGAAGAGATGCACATAGCCGAAAGGAACGAGAGGGTCTGCTGAGAGATGAAGCTGAAACAAAAAATTCCAATATTGATACTGCTCCTGGGCCTGCTTTGCCTAACGATCAACCTCACCCGTATCCAACCCACCGCTCGTGTTGAGGCCCTCCCCAATGCTGCTTTGCAGTCCTCGGGCTTAGAGCGCGGGTCGGGCGGCGGGGTGCGTTCAGTGAAGAGTGCCAGCCCATTCGCTCCCAGTGAAGCCAGCACCCTCCAAGGCGTAGCGTTTCACACTGGTGCGTACCCTCCATCCGGCACCTGCGGTCGGTGTCATGTCAGCATCCACAGCAACTGGGAGTCAAGTTTGCACCGCTTGGCGGCCTCTGACCCCTGGTATCTCAAGGTCAAGGACCTGGTGGCCTTCGAGGAGGGGGAAGTCGCCGTGCGCCAGTGCGCGGGCTGTCACGCGCCGGTCGCCCTGATGACCGGCGAGGTGGGTCTGTATTCCCGTGAATCGGTCGGGAGTCTTGAAGGTGTCTCCTGCGTCTTCTGCCACACCCTCGACCGGGTGGAGGGTGGCAATGCCCGTTACCTCTCCGACCCCGGCCGTATCCGGCCTTACCCCGGTGGGGACTACCTGTCTGTACAGGAGATTGAAGCGGCAGCACACCTGGTGATGGCGGACCCGCAGCAGCACCGGGAGGACATGATGCGGCCCTTTTACCGCACCAGCGCCTTTTGTCAGGGTTGTCACGAATTGACCATGAACGGTGTCAGGCTCCAGTCCACCTTCAGTGAATGGGCGCAGTCCAGTTACGCCGAGCAGGGGGTGACCTGTCAGGGTTGCCATTTCACGCCAGGTGCCGGGGAAACCCGTGAACGGGGTCGTCTGGTGGACCACCGACCAGTCGAGCGCGACCGGGTCTACCGGCACACCCTCGGGGGCGGGTCGTTGACAGTAGCGGCGCGGGATAACCGCACAGAACTCAAGGAGGCAGTCGCGCTGGAGGCGGCTTGGCAGGGTGAACGGCTGCGGGTGACGGTCAGGAACGTGAAGGGTGGACATGCCATTCCCACGGGTGTGAGCGACCTACGGGAACTGTGGCTGGAGATCACGGCAATGGACGCCAACGGGCGTGAGGTGTTCACCTCTGGGCATCTGGATGCGGCAGGCCGCATCCGTGAGGGCAGTACTATCTTCCACACCGTATTCGGGGATGAACATGGCAACAAGATCGTTCGACACGACATCTGGCGAGCGCGGCAGATTCTGAAGGACACTCGGATTCCGGCAGACGGCCAGCGCCAGGTGAGTTACCGCCTGCCGGGCAGTGCCAAGGATGTAAAGGTCCGGCTGCTTTGGCGAGATGCCCCTGCCGATTTCCAGCAGATCGTGGTACAGGGGGCGACACAACCTGCTGAGGTGTTCAGCCTGGCGGAATGGCGGCAGCAGCGGTAGGCGAGGTCATCGCTGCCGTCGCCAGAGGCGCACTTCCGTATCTGCTGTTGTATCGCTCACTTCCGCGTAACGCAGGGTCGTCTGGATGTGCTGATGTCCCAGGCGTTTGCGGATTGTTGCCAAGCTCACTCCACCATTCACCAGTTCCGTCGCGTGGCTGTGGCGGAGCTGGTGCAGCGTGCAGGTCACCCCGGCACGCCCGGTATACCCCTGCCAGCGTTCCTGCACGCTCTGATAGCGCAGCGGTCCCCCTCGGCCGTTCTTCGTCGCCTGGAACAACGGCCCATGCGTGTAGCC includes the following:
- a CDS encoding multiheme c-type cytochrome, which gives rise to MAASDPWYLKVKDLVAFEEGEVAVRQCAGCHAPVALMTGEVGLYSRESVGSLEGVSCVFCHTLDRVEGGNARYLSDPGRIRPYPGGDYLSVQEIEAAAHLVMADPQQHREDMMRPFYRTSAFCQGCHELTMNGVRLQSTFSEWAQSSYAEQGVTCQGCHFTPGAGETRERGRLVDHRPVERDRVYRHTLGGGSLTVAARDNRTELKEAVALEAAWQGERLRVTVRNVKGGHAIPTGVSDLRELWLEITAMDANGREVFTSGHLDAAGRIREGSTIFHTVFGDEHGNKIVRHDIWRARQILKDTRIPADGQRQVSYRLPGSAKDVKVRLLWRDAPADFQQIVVQGATQPAEVFSLAEWRQQR
- a CDS encoding carboxypeptidase-like regulatory domain-containing protein, with the protein product MTAVLSLLILFGCARQETAGRTPTAPPTTQPQPSLVKVALRVQDATLSRGTYLTVPIELQAQGGSINAAELQLDFDASRVKLVGVLPDETALVHLNQTDDLTPSVTVLRSQPGTTQVVRAVFQLLTDQPARIGVQLSQAVDGQNQLVSVTAQTALTLNAGEGGTATAPDTVSLERQVQDALQARGLLDPQTLNTPSLLVPTTLDPTWAAFEAGDLDQSGSVNLADSALLSRFLLAQQVPTSYQAYAADLIDVPTKGVQTVDAADLGALLVKTVLIAAKRTASLPTVHPLAVNANATQSGLILAGNALNGPQPISVSADQPWLKVQRQSGSNGASTAAFTVTADAPQGSTGTITLTFPNNIKRTVQVKALAPAPNPNQIVGTYTAELQSGFQGLTFTKNGTSVLELTAANPSWNAASHVFSSDVTIKNTGTTPLPGVKAILREPRPDSLRAVNPSGYASDDAPFIEYGALAPGQSQTLPWRVYSPADQTGTLRVDLTSVAGKLGLTTAAPASFSRDAETIVTVQGSDIRAETAFFIESTKLQVRSWKENSAELVVPAGFPPSTYGIMAVNPNGERAVLYPAFTVTPGRPPVPQDPKAHARSFVDGFVLDITTKKPIAGAVVGLPGLTTKTASNGYFLLRGVPQGRQTIEINAPGYERIFRFAEVKGEQQTVTVKLAELQPKHEAVTMIGPEGGVHYANDGSFLKVPAGALDQNVPIEFTQLTGANALPELPQDGYFLAFARLGPVGLTFKKPATLFLPLQPGISIPDGTPIRISYFDEREGRWVQDITSGVITTVDGRQFLEYEINHFTWIGGQFFPDPVEGCVVDQSGNPLAGVVTNWGVTDEAGKFHGTTTQSQSGRDLYAYAADPQYVSGSVRQYYGGPGTVKFPCLTVQVREPWLYPPTVLRDNSDCSVATMRSSANPTSLVAARTPSTTLNASTSGNSFLVTTTKTFKGISASVDDVAGQGIDPSTVLLTSNGKDLVKDVEIKLDEHGELTMVVTPELLDGSSTQSVTFSARNKYGKSSSVIQNIKIVDHLEVEEPTIVLLPDSDIPSEIQTPYQIDGSGGRVILARESDAFLQNGSPVISAKVKVKAVDKSGVLVGLNNNYAMFKDLNSHGPFVNGEAEVNVNLPTNASADLSHVTISEYGYSDSSGAMSVKPNVIGISCGVELLAFSKSGQAAKSNIFDRFYANKYGKLITDWIAGIASKEACAGSFCFTVEDAVTVGWSLLPWVGDVSTLAQEATNKLLGKGMDPVASVLAGLSLAADFSEVGLGLGTVGSGLIGVYKISKLSGKGFIADLIKDAINRGPGLKDPIRALQLLKDELSFIVDIGIKGGTNKIRELDSIFGGLNGLGMTLKDAGSLIRSSNDSLTRYGFDNLDFLSKLEGISHVPGVDEVMRRIASAQQASNVTGALKEINVASALEGKGLGVLEMGKDVPIVYKGAARTADVDIITGRPLTYWDTKSSLNKAMTPGTKTTNDFIDQVERFSLAAASNGAKAVYYVDDASKLSAPVASYLRSKGIDVVDASGTLLNP